One Tolypothrix bouteillei VB521301 DNA window includes the following coding sequences:
- a CDS encoding HesB/IscA family protein: MTVTLTEKAEFHLRALLRGSNPETTTPTKGIRISVKDGGCSGYEYAMEITSKPQPDDVVSQEGKVLIYVDANSAPLLEGMIVDFVDGVMESGFKFINPNATETCGCGKSFKTVDCSSAGTPCK; the protein is encoded by the coding sequence ATGACTGTGACTTTAACAGAAAAAGCAGAATTTCACCTGCGAGCATTACTGCGAGGGTCCAACCCAGAAACAACTACACCAACTAAAGGTATCCGCATCTCTGTCAAAGATGGCGGTTGCAGTGGCTATGAGTATGCAATGGAAATTACTAGTAAGCCACAACCAGATGATGTAGTCAGCCAAGAAGGTAAAGTGCTGATTTACGTTGATGCCAATAGTGCGCCGCTGTTGGAAGGCATGATTGTTGATTTTGTGGATGGGGTGATGGAAAGCGGCTTTAAATTTATCAACCCCAATGCCACAGAAACTTGCGGTTGTGGAAAGTCTTTTAAAACAGTTG
- a CDS encoding HesA/MoeB/ThiF family protein, protein MINLTPTELERYRRQMMLPNFGETAQKRLKSATVLVTGVGGLGGTAALYLAVAGVGRLILVRGGDLRLDDMNRQVLMTHDWVGKPRVFKAKETLEAINPDVVIEAVHEYITPENVDSLVQSADMALDCAHNFTERDLLNEACVRWRKPMVEAAMDGMEAYLTTIIPGVTPCLSCLFPEKPDWDRRGFSVLGAVSGTLACLSALEAIKLITGLSQPLLSQLLTIDLSRMEFAKRRSYRDRSCPVCGNNAPWRYSQSTPMETLMADR, encoded by the coding sequence GTGATAAACCTAACGCCTACCGAATTAGAACGCTATCGTCGCCAAATGATGCTTCCTAATTTTGGAGAAACAGCACAGAAGCGCCTCAAGTCAGCGACAGTTCTAGTTACCGGTGTAGGAGGATTGGGCGGTACAGCGGCGCTATACCTTGCGGTAGCTGGCGTTGGGCGGCTGATTCTTGTTCGTGGTGGTGACCTGCGACTTGACGACATGAATCGTCAAGTTCTTATGACTCATGATTGGGTAGGTAAGCCAAGAGTATTCAAAGCAAAAGAAACTCTAGAAGCTATCAATCCTGATGTTGTTATAGAAGCAGTGCATGAATATATCACTCCGGAAAATGTGGATTCCTTAGTACAATCAGCTGATATGGCTCTTGATTGCGCTCATAACTTTACAGAGCGCGATCTGCTAAATGAAGCTTGCGTGCGCTGGCGTAAGCCTATGGTGGAAGCAGCAATGGATGGAATGGAGGCATATCTTACAACGATTATTCCCGGTGTGACTCCTTGCTTGTCTTGCTTGTTCCCTGAAAAGCCTGATTGGGATAGACGCGGTTTTTCAGTTCTGGGTGCTGTTTCTGGCACGCTAGCTTGTTTAAGTGCGTTGGAAGCCATCAAGTTGATCACTGGGTTAAGTCAACCTCTGTTATCGCAATTGCTGACCATAGACTTGTCTCGAATGGAGTTTGCCAAACGTCGTTCTTATCGCGATCGCTCTTGTCCGGTCTGTGGTAACAATGCTCCTTGGCGATACTCACAATCTACGCCGATGGAAACATTAATGGCGGATCGTTAA